Genomic segment of Vibrio celticus:
ACCGCATTCGCTTGTATGCCCCGTTTCACGACATAGGTAAGTACCGAATTCCAGACAAAGTGCTCTTCAGTACTGAGCGTTTTTCGGAAGAAGAAAGAAACATCATGAACAATCACACGATATATGGTGAAGAAATGATTGATGACGTGGTTGCCCTTTCCCACCACAACTCAATGTGTAGCGAAGAAGTTCAGTTCATCAAGAATATTGTACGTCACCATCATGAACGGTTTGATGGCTCGGGATTACCAGATGCGCTCATTGGAGAAGCGATCCCACTGGAGGCAAGAATTGTAACGCTAGCAGATGTATTCGATGCTTTACTGAGTAAACGAGCTTATAAACACGCATGGTCAGCATCTAAGGTAATGGACTACATTGAAGCGCATACTGGGCTGATGTTTGATCCAGAGTGTGTGTCTGCGCTGAAGCAAAACCTGGATTACTTCATGTCGATACGAGAGCAATACAGTGATATGCAAAGTCCACAAGCTGCACTCGCTTAACGGGTTGTATTAAATTTGCTGTACGTGACTCTCTTTCAGAACCTACAAAAAAGGATGCCAATCGGCATCCTTTTGTTTTCTAGTTTACAGCTGATAAGAACAACAAGGTTCTTAACTGATTCTAACTAACGATTATACGTCGTAAGTTGTAGAAGCAGTGTCGCCGCCTGTACCAGTCCAGTTTGTGTGGAAAAATTCACCACGTGGACGGTCAGTACGCTCGTAAGTGTGAGCACCGAAGTAGTCACGTTGAGCTTGAAGCAGGTTCGCTGGTAGACGTGCAGTTGTGTAACCGTCTAGGAAAGATAGCGCAGAAATCGTACATGGCATTGGGATACCAGACTCTAGAGATTTCGCTGCTACTTTACGCCATGCCACTAGGCTGCCTTGTAGGATGTTTTTGAAGTACTCGTCAGAACCTAGGAACGCGATGTCTGGGTTTGCTTCGTACGCATCACGGATGTTGCCTAGGAATGCAGAACGGATGATACAACCACCACGCCACATTAGCGCTACGTTACCGTAGTTTAGGTCCCAGCCATTTTCGTTCGACGCTTCACGCATTAGCATGAAACCTTGAGCGTAAGAGATGATCTTAGAAGCCAGTAGAGCTTGACGTAGTGCATCAACCCACTCTTGCTTGTCGCCTTCAACTGGAGTGATTGTCTTCTCAAACAAAGCTTCAGCTTCAACACGTTGGTCTTTAAGCGCAGACAGGCAACGAGAGAATACAGACTCAGAGATTAGAGTTAGTGGGATACCTAGGTCTAGTGCGTTAATACCAGTCCACTTACCAGTACCTTTTTGGCCTGCAGTGTCTAGGATCTTCTCAACTAGCGCTTCACCGTCTTCATCTTTGTAGCCAAGGATGTCAGCAGTGATTTCAACTAGGTAGCTGTCTAGTTCAGTCTTGTTCCAGTCAGCGAATACTGCTTGCATCTCGTCAGCAGACATACCTAGGCCATCTTTCATGAACTGGTATGCTTCAGTGATAAGCTGCATGTCACCGTATTCGATGCCGTTGTGTACCATCTTAACGAAGTGACCAGCACCGTCGTTACCAACCCAGTCACAACAAGGCTCACCAGCGTCAGTTTTTGCAGAGATACCTTGGAAGATTGGCTTAACCGCTTCCCAAGCTTCAGCCGCGCCACCTGGCATGATTGAAGGACCGAAACGAGCACCTTCTTCACCACCAGATACACCAGTACCGATGAAGTGGATGCCTTTCTCACGACAATGCGCTACACGACGGTTAGTGTCTGGGTAGTTAGTGTTACCACCATCAATGATGATGTCGCCTTCGTCTAGAAGTGGGATTAGGTTTTCGATGAACGTATCTACAACGTCACCAGCACGAACCATAAGCATCACTTTACGTGGTGCTTCTAGCTTCTCAACTAACTCTTCTAGAGAGTAAGCACCAACGATGTTAGTACCTTTAGCTGGGCCTTCTAGGAACTCGTCTACTTTAGCAGCAGTACGGTTATGAGCCACAACTTTGAAGCCGTGGTCGTTCATGTTTAGGATAAGGTTCTGACCCATTACTGCTAGGCCAATTACACCGATATCACCTTTCATTATTTATATCTCCTTGCGGCTAGTCGCACTTATGCGATAGCACTTGCTGCATTTGAATCTAGGAACCACTCTGTTTCGCCAGTTTTAGACTGGATTTTCGCTGCCGGGTAAGGCAGCTCTGAAGCAGGAGTTGTATGAATTTCTTTAACGATCTCAACTTTACCTGCACCTAGTACTAGGTAGCTGATTCGTTTTGCTGCTTCTAAAACTTTCGCTGTTTTAGAAACACGGATTTGACCAGACTCAGGATGAGAAGCCAGTACCGACAGGTTCTCATCTTGGTAGTTGGTTGCATCCGGGAATAGTGAAGCTGTGTGGCCATCTGCGCCAACACCTAGCAGAATCCAATCGAAAACTGGCGTGCCATTTTCTGTTGGGATTACGTCTGCCATCTCTTTTGCGAAACGCTCTGCTTCTGCTTTAGGTTCATCTTCACCACGGATGCGGTGGATGTTTTCAGCAGGAAGGTTTACTTGAGTCAACTCTTTTAGTTTTGAAAATAAGAGCGCGTTTGCTTCACCGAAATTGCTTTCAGCATCGTCTGGTGCAACGCAACGTTCGTCGCCCCACCAGAAGTGAAGGTTATTCCATTGAATACCTTCAGCGTAAGGCGCCTGTGCTAAAAGCTTGAAAAGCATTTTTGGCGTGCTGCCACCAGACAGTGAAATGTGAACAGGTTTGCCCTGCTCGCTGTATGCTTTCATTTCATTTGCTAGGTTTTCAACAACCAGTTCAGGCGTTGCAAAGATCTTGTGATTGATCATAGTTCGCAGTAATCCGTGTCTGTTAAGTTTTTGCATGGGAAACGCCATGCGCGGCCATCACGTTGCAGAAGTTCATCTGCTTCCTGTGGGCCCCAAGTACCACAAGCATAGCCAAACAGTGCTTGAGGATCTTGCTTGAAGTCTAAGATTGGTTGAACGTACTTCCAACATGCTTCTACCGCATCGGTACGTGCAAACAGAGTCGCATCACCGTTCAGTGCATCAAGAAGAAGACGCTCATAAGCCGTCAGCATCTGAGTTTCAGGCAAGTCAGAGTAAGAGAAGTTCATTTTCACTTCTTTTGCTTTGAAGCCTGCGCCTGGCTCTTTCAAACCAAAGCTCATCTGAATACCTTCATCCGGTTGGATACGGATAATAAGCTTGTTCTCTGGTGCATCTTGACCAAATACTGGGTGCGGTGTGTTCTTAAAGTGAATCACGATTTCAGTCACACGTGT
This window contains:
- the gnd gene encoding decarboxylating NADP(+)-dependent phosphogluconate dehydrogenase, translated to MKGDIGVIGLAVMGQNLILNMNDHGFKVVAHNRTAAKVDEFLEGPAKGTNIVGAYSLEELVEKLEAPRKVMLMVRAGDVVDTFIENLIPLLDEGDIIIDGGNTNYPDTNRRVAHCREKGIHFIGTGVSGGEEGARFGPSIMPGGAAEAWEAVKPIFQGISAKTDAGEPCCDWVGNDGAGHFVKMVHNGIEYGDMQLITEAYQFMKDGLGMSADEMQAVFADWNKTELDSYLVEITADILGYKDEDGEALVEKILDTAGQKGTGKWTGINALDLGIPLTLISESVFSRCLSALKDQRVEAEALFEKTITPVEGDKQEWVDALRQALLASKIISYAQGFMLMREASNENGWDLNYGNVALMWRGGCIIRSAFLGNIRDAYEANPDIAFLGSDEYFKNILQGSLVAWRKVAAKSLESGIPMPCTISALSFLDGYTTARLPANLLQAQRDYFGAHTYERTDRPRGEFFHTNWTGTGGDTASTTYDV
- the pgl gene encoding 6-phosphogluconolactonase, producing the protein MINHKIFATPELVVENLANEMKAYSEQGKPVHISLSGGSTPKMLFKLLAQAPYAEGIQWNNLHFWWGDERCVAPDDAESNFGEANALLFSKLKELTQVNLPAENIHRIRGEDEPKAEAERFAKEMADVIPTENGTPVFDWILLGVGADGHTASLFPDATNYQDENLSVLASHPESGQIRVSKTAKVLEAAKRISYLVLGAGKVEIVKEIHTTPASELPYPAAKIQSKTGETEWFLDSNAASAIA